Proteins from a single region of Cystobacter ferrugineus:
- a CDS encoding DUF2381 family protein encodes MCYGGPERSSTLALPSPLPPLVLLALSLGTPSAAQTQRPSHEQQQRQVVVPNSPDEPVPEVRVAVGVVTYFHFDASIDRALVEVEGRTTRFRMVDVGDRTLILEPAVEPGPGEKLGVRVRYRDGASPAYAAFALVTHPTLVDKEVEVARRPRPLEVLEAALAESEAELTALKSRCGTRGPAGLIFSGRIDWNGVRAQRIEDVPTRIQGGLKVVGGMGYRAGPWALAVVRIRNLSGQSPWGPGTARLTRADGTPVKVLSVDMDKTQLGPGEEGVVAVEPEFPYWEAGQVFRLEVLDKSGTRRLPILEVVL; translated from the coding sequence ATCTGCTACGGTGGACCGGAGAGGTCATCCACCCTGGCACTACCATCGCCCCTTCCGCCCCTCGTTCTTCTCGCGCTGTCTCTCGGGACGCCCTCGGCAGCCCAGACCCAGCGCCCGTCCCACGAGCAGCAGCAACGGCAGGTTGTCGTCCCCAATAGCCCGGACGAACCGGTGCCGGAGGTGCGGGTGGCTGTAGGTGTCGTTACCTACTTCCACTTCGACGCCTCCATTGACCGGGCATTGGTAGAGGTGGAGGGGCGGACGACGCGCTTCCGGATGGTGGACGTGGGCGACCGAACCCTCATCCTCGAGCCTGCAGTGGAACCAGGCCCTGGAGAGAAGCTGGGCGTGCGAGTGCGCTACCGGGACGGCGCCTCTCCGGCGTACGCCGCCTTCGCGCTCGTCACCCATCCCACGCTGGTGGACAAGGAGGTGGAGGTGGCGCGCCGCCCCCGCCCCCTTGAGGTGTTGGAGGCTGCGCTGGCAGAAAGCGAGGCAGAGCTCACGGCGCTGAAGTCCCGGTGCGGAACGAGAGGACCTGCCGGGCTCATTTTTTCGGGCCGTATCGACTGGAACGGCGTGCGGGCCCAGCGCATCGAGGACGTGCCCACCCGCATCCAGGGAGGGTTGAAGGTAGTTGGGGGCATGGGCTACCGCGCTGGCCCCTGGGCCCTTGCAGTCGTTCGCATACGCAACCTGTCGGGGCAGAGCCCCTGGGGACCAGGCACGGCGCGACTCACCCGGGCGGATGGCACCCCCGTGAAGGTTCTCTCCGTGGACATGGACAAGACGCAACTCGGGCCTGGGGAGGAGGGCGTCGTGGCAGTAGAGCCGGAGTTCCCCTACTGGGAGGCCGGCCAGGTCTTCCGCCTGGAGGTGCTCGACAAGAGCGGCACCCGGCGGCTCCCCATTCTCGAAGTGGTGCTCTAG